A segment of the Malaclemys terrapin pileata isolate rMalTer1 chromosome 1, rMalTer1.hap1, whole genome shotgun sequence genome:
GGTATaacacagggattggcaacctttggcacatggcccaccagggtaggcaccctggcaggccaggccggtttgtttacctgccgtgtccacaggttcggccgatcgcagctcccattggccgcggttcaccgctccaggccaatgggtgcggtggccagcacatccctcggcctgcgccgcttctcgccacccccattggcctgggacagtgaaccgcagccagtcggagccacgattggctgaacctgcggacgcggcaggtaaaaaaaacagcccggcccgccagggtgcttaccgtggcaagccgcgtgccagaggttgccgattcctggtaCAACAGAAGACCCGCTGAAGAACATACATTGTTGACAGTAAATATAAGATATGATGCACTCAGAAAACCAAGTCTTCTATGCCACAGCATatccacttagggtgaccagatgtcccgatattaggggctaTGTTTTATATGGGCAACTATTACCACCCACACCACCAAAAAAGTGTCTCAATTTTTCAcccttgttatctggtcaccctatgtgcacTTTACATGCACAGCctaaatcagtggtccccaatctTTATGGGAGGCTGTCAACTTTCACCAGATTGATACCTCAGCTGTACGAGCCACCAAATAAAATGTTTGAGATTTAAGAGAGACCTATTAGATCACTCAGTACAGCTCCCTGCCAAAGAAGGACTGCCTCCTTCAGCACATTTTCTAGCACTTTGTCTAGTCTAAAATAACTTATGCAATGGAGTTGCAATCACTTCCTTTGGGAGACTGTTCTACACCACAGTACAGCTCACTCTCCCAGGAAGTTATTTCCACGGATAATCAGCTcaaaatttctttttctttatttatcaCATTATTATATCCCCATATACCACACTGTGTAATCCCTCTACATCACATTTGTTTACACCGGTCAATATTTCTTTACTGTTATTGCATCTTCTTCAACTTCCTCCCTAGTCTTCATCTAGCCAAGGTCTAATATTTTGCTCCTTTAACCTTTTCCTCATGTCAGGCTTTCCAGATAATTTCTGTTACCCTGCTCTGAACTCCTTCCGAGTTGTCAATGATGGACAACGGATGGACAGAGCAACGGATGGAGTGATAGCCCAGCTGCAGACACCGCAGAGAAAGGTGCTGTGTCCACTGCCCTGTGGAGCATGAAGCCTTTTGAGGAGAGAACTGAGCCTAGGGGCTCCTCGGAGCCATAGAAAGAGGATCTGATACTAACATCCTTCCCCCACCTGGGGACATGAGACCCCTGCATCTGCAGCCTCCCTCAATCACACGGACTTCTGGCCGCCACATGCCATTGCAAACTCCTGCCCATCCCCCGCCACCACTGGGCTCCCCGGTCTCGTCCCAGTGTGAGCCCTGGAACCTGCCCCGATCTCCAGCTGCCCCCTGCCCGGCGGCAGAACCCCGGATGCAGGCAGGGCAGTAGGACCCTGGGGGAAGGTGGGAACCTGGATTTGCAGCTGCAGAACCCTGAGGACCAGGACGGGAGGACACCGCGCACctggggggaaatggaggcatcGGACCCAAGGATCGAACCGCCACGCCAGTCTGTCGGACAGAACCACTCAGCACGCACGCGCAGATCCTACCCTCTGATTGGCCACAAACCGAAGCCAATCAGAGGGGTGAAAAGCAGGCCAGCCCAGCGGCGCGGCTGCTGGAGCTTTTTCCCCTtcagagtgaggaggggggtccgGCACCGAGAACCCTCCGGCTGGAAGTGGAAGCGCAGCGAGTCGGAGGGTTCTCGATGTGGGACTGGGTAGGTCGCGGCGAAAGGCGCGTGGGGAGCGGTGCACTGCAGGTGCGTGTTCGGGGCGGGCACAGGACGCCGAGTTTCCCGCACAGCCGGAgccgccccggggggggggccctgACTCCCCAGGGTCCTGCAGCGGGAGGCCCCTCTTCATTGGGGTCCCCAGGCGCCGCCGGGGTGGTAGCCCAGggccatggcagtggggggagggtagACACCGACCTGGCCTTTCGTCTGCTGCGGGGTGGCCTGTAAAGCAGTTGCTCCTGATACCGGTCCCGGTGTCACGCGTGGGGCGGGGGAAGTTCCTGTCTGGATCACTGAGCCCCGTGTGCGTGCACGCCACCCACCCATCTGTGCAGTAGTGCTAATAATGTTCACTGGAGACTGAACGATAATGTAtgaaaagtgctttaaaatgtatATGTACTGGCTAAGCATTACGGGTTAATTTTAAGATTGTTTTAAAAGCATCTACTTCTGCAGTTTTCAGTAGAAGGGACAAGCAAGTTCTTTTACTCAAATGATCACCTCATCACAGACCTGCTTGCATATTTGAAGTATATAATTTGTTAAAGTCTCAGTGGTTTGTTTTTGTCCTGTTCCACAGAatggaacatttttatttcactgtCCTGTAAATTGTATTCTCTTTTGTTTCAATGTTGATACTTCATATTAACTATTTTTATTGTGAGTTGTCCATCAACTTTATACCGTCTATCTTTTTCGTTACATTAGTCAATTAACTTTTGCTGCAGTTATAGCATCGCAAAACAATGGCATATTtacagaatattttgttttattaatctGTAGCctgtttatactttttttttaattaaagaaactaggtttaacttgttctttttcaaATAAGGACACTTTTTGTTCCAGGTGGCATAGTAAATAAAATTatagcataatttttttttaatatgtaacttatttttgcttttaatttatttacagagttcagtttaaaaataataatttgttcaTTGGCTCTACTTAGGGTTGGCCATGGGGAGAAAAGATAAGAAAAAACAGCATAGTTACTTCTGTTTtaggcccagttctgcaaacacttaagcttGTTTGCTTAACTTTACTTGTGTGATGAGTcctgttgaaattaatgggactactcatatgagtaaagctATATATGTGCTTTTGTGTTTATAGGATTGAGGCTTTAGGCTTAGATTTATTCACATGCATGACTTTACAtattgtgagtagtcccattagcttcagtgacATCATAAAATTAAGCTCATAAGCCTGCAGGAGTTTGCCAAGGGCGCTTCCCTGCTTAACTGTTACATTTCAAAAAGATAAGCATTAGTGATGTGAAAATTTTCTGGAAAAACTACTCAAAAATAAATCATCACCCACATTGTCACCCCACAAGTAGAATGAGTTGTGCTTCTGGGTCTGCATCTATGAAAGCATTCATGTCATCTGTGTGCAATGGCATGCTTCCATCACAAAGCTTCCTATCTACAAATGACATACATGATTGATTGAAGTGGGAGGGTTGAAACATATTTAAGTATTGTTTGACTTGACATGGAATTATACACACAGCTGATTTAAGCAACAGTGCTAACTGTTGTTTCCTCTAGTAGCAACATCAACTTTTTCTTTTAGAGACAGTAAAAATCCAATTAGAATGTTGATATCAAGTGCTAAGAAGTAACTTCCTGTTCATCTGAGGAGTTAAGGTTAGAAGCAGATTGAGTTTTTCTCACATCTGTGACtactgattttgtttttcttttgtcttgTTACCATTTTTGCAGATAACTGCTTGGACACAACACTCTCCTAAATATGAAGTTTTTTAATATTGTTCTGAGAAGCATTGTGAGACAtcctgtttttctgtttgctatgGGAAATGGGACcaaaaaagatttgtttttaacAACTCCCCAGGGGTCATTTCCATGTAGAACAATGATTTTGTCTCCTGCCTTGAAGAAGCAGATTTCATCCAGCCCCACTGAGAAGCTAGATTTGGATGGGTGGAAAAATGTCATGAGATCTGGAAGGCAAGAGGAAGTCAGTGAGACATCTGAGAGTGAGGAGGATTCCACTTTAGCTGCCACAAGGGAACTTGTGGAGATGTGGAGGCTAGCTGGCAAAACTGTTCCAGAAAATATCAGTGAAGAAGAGTTAAAGACCCTTATGGAGTGTTCCACTAAGTCATCCAAAAAGAAGTATTTAAAATACTTAGCTGTCAAAGAAAAAGTGAAGAAAGCTAGTAAAGTAAAGCAGGAAAAGCGAAAGGAAGCAAAGAAGGAAAGGCTGGAAAAGGCTAAAGAAAATGATACTGGTGAGCTGAAGAATACTTTCTTATTGCAGTTTTGGTCCAAGTCTATGGATAAGATGTATAACTGGAGGACTGCTCAAGCTATGATCTTTGGCCAGCCTCTAGTATTTGACATGGCTTACGAAAATTACATGTCACGTAGAGAAATGGAGAACACAGTGAATCAGCTAATGGAGACCGAAGGGCAGAATCGAAGAGCTATGGATCCTTTTCACTTACATTTCTGTAATCTCAAGGTAGATGACCCATATCATAAAGAATTTGCTAAGCGCTATGGAGAGGCATGGAACAACTTACTTGTGACTGTGACAGAACAGTCTCACACAGATGTCTTTCCAAGAGACAAGCTCATCTACTTAACTGCTGACTCTCCCAATGTAATGAAGACGTTTGAGCATGATAAAATTTATATAGTTGGATCAATTGTTGACAGGAATATACAGACTGGACTCTCTCTTGCACATGCAAAACGCTTGAAATTAACAACTCAACGTCTTCCACTCGAGAGGTACTTGAAGTGGGAAAGTGGTGCCAAAAATCTCACATTGGACCAAATGATTCGTATTTTATTAACTGTAAAAGACACTGGAGATTGGATGGAGGCGCTGAAATTTGTTCCAAAAAGAAAATACGAAGCTTTTGTAGATACATCTTTATATTCAAAGCGTAAAACTGATACAGGGCGAAGAATAAAGGTGTCTGAATTTAGCAATAGTCAGGAAAAGGTAAAGAAGCCCTTTGTAGAGAATTCCTTCAGGAAGCAAACACAGAAAAAATGGTGGGTAGCTGAAAAATCTTAAGGGCAGATTATACTGTTAATAGGCTTAAATTTCCCTTGTCTTCTGTGAGAATTTGATGGAAAAACTGAAAGGTAAAAGAGTAACTAGAACTGCTGCCTGATATGGGTTTTTTTATAACCTTTGTATTGCAGAAACTTaacggggggtgggagaggggaatcCATGTGAAGAAAACCTGTGATAATCAAATCTACAAAATAGCACCATAAGAaagaatgtaattaaatttaataaaactGTGGTGGATATAACTTCATTTAAATCCT
Coding sequences within it:
- the TRMT10C gene encoding tRNA methyltransferase 10 homolog C, which produces MKFFNIVLRSIVRHPVFLFAMGNGTKKDLFLTTPQGSFPCRTMILSPALKKQISSSPTEKLDLDGWKNVMRSGRQEEVSETSESEEDSTLAATRELVEMWRLAGKTVPENISEEELKTLMECSTKSSKKKYLKYLAVKEKVKKASKVKQEKRKEAKKERLEKAKENDTGELKNTFLLQFWSKSMDKMYNWRTAQAMIFGQPLVFDMAYENYMSRREMENTVNQLMETEGQNRRAMDPFHLHFCNLKVDDPYHKEFAKRYGEAWNNLLVTVTEQSHTDVFPRDKLIYLTADSPNVMKTFEHDKIYIVGSIVDRNIQTGLSLAHAKRLKLTTQRLPLERYLKWESGAKNLTLDQMIRILLTVKDTGDWMEALKFVPKRKYEAFVDTSLYSKRKTDTGRRIKVSEFSNSQEKVKKPFVENSFRKQTQKKWWVAEKS